One genomic region from bacterium encodes:
- a CDS encoding DUF1573 domain-containing protein — protein sequence MAAPACSQTPSSSGPRLKADAEVFDFGYVPQNAIVAHTYWLRNTGTDRVEITKLQPNCGCTTAPLTDSLVEVGDSVPVEILFGSRNMTGKVEKFTRIISNATGRVPALTFRSHVLKPDEPTPVFSVSPAIVDLAGKTEARIAAKNVSNEPVSLRVINAPGPHIRLDVKEISLQPEESKEIGLTLSASAPDSFSQSITLEASDPAKTRVTVPITRIKRE from the coding sequence TTGGCGGCACCGGCCTGCTCCCAGACACCCAGTTCCAGCGGCCCACGGCTGAAGGCCGATGCCGAGGTCTTCGATTTCGGCTATGTCCCGCAAAACGCGATTGTGGCTCACACCTACTGGCTGCGCAACACCGGAACGGATCGGGTGGAGATCACCAAGCTGCAGCCCAATTGCGGCTGCACCACCGCCCCGCTGACCGATTCGCTGGTCGAGGTGGGCGACTCGGTGCCGGTCGAGATCCTATTCGGATCGCGCAACATGACTGGCAAAGTCGAGAAGTTCACCCGGATTATCTCGAATGCCACCGGTCGGGTCCCGGCGCTGACCTTCAGGTCACATGTGCTCAAGCCCGACGAGCCCACACCGGTCTTTTCGGTGAGCCCGGCGATTGTCGATCTGGCCGGTAAAACCGAGGCCCGTATTGCCGCAAAGAATGTCTCAAACGAGCCGGTGTCGTTGCGGGTGATCAATGCGCCCGGACCGCATATCCGCTTGGACGTCAAAGAGATATCCTTGCAACCCGAGGAGAGCAAGGAAATCGGCCTCACTTTGAGCGCTTCCGCCCCGGATTCGTTTTCGCAATCGATTACGCTGGAAGCCAGCGATCCCGCCAAGACCCGTGTCACCGTCCCGATCACCCGCATCAAGCGGGAATGA
- the lexA gene encoding transcriptional repressor LexA: MNRLKEPLTESQLRVYQFIRDHIQSEGRPPTVREIGEALGISSTNGVRDALLILERKGYIRREKNLSRAIELTETPVAANIESIPIVGRVAAGLPLLAVENVDGHVAIDRSFLPRGEVFSLRVTGESMKDEGIRDGDLVLVKRQDVANRGDIVVAVIGEEATVKKFYPDRHRVRLEPANDAFQTIVVDKNAPGFFIAGVVVGLLRRIA, encoded by the coding sequence ATGAATCGGCTCAAAGAGCCCCTGACGGAAAGCCAGCTGCGCGTCTACCAATTCATCCGCGATCACATCCAGTCGGAGGGACGTCCGCCGACGGTGCGCGAGATCGGTGAGGCGCTGGGGATCAGTTCGACCAACGGGGTGCGTGACGCGCTTCTGATTCTGGAGCGCAAGGGGTACATCCGCCGCGAAAAGAACCTGTCGCGCGCCATCGAGTTGACCGAAACGCCGGTGGCGGCCAACATCGAGTCGATTCCGATTGTCGGACGGGTCGCCGCCGGTCTGCCGCTTCTGGCGGTGGAAAATGTCGACGGCCATGTGGCGATCGACCGCTCGTTTCTGCCGCGCGGCGAAGTCTTCTCGTTGCGCGTGACCGGCGAAAGCATGAAGGATGAAGGCATCCGCGATGGTGATCTCGTTTTGGTCAAGCGGCAGGATGTCGCCAACCGCGGCGATATCGTCGTGGCGGTGATCGGCGAAGAGGCGACGGTCAAGAAGTTCTATCCCGATCGCCATCGTGTCCGTCTCGAGCCGGCCAACGACGCCTTTCAGACAATCGTCGTCGATAAAAACGCCCCCGGCTTCTTCATCGCCGGCGTGGTGGTGGGGCTGTTGCGGCGGATTGCATAA